The region CCTCTTCCACCAGATGCTCGACCTGCGCGGCCTGCTGCAACTCGCCGCGCATATGGAGGAACGTGGCGACCGCGTCACCCTCATCAGCCCCGAGAGCATCACCCTGATCGGCACCGACATGCATACCGACCCCGTCATCACCACCAGCAAGGGCGCCACCATCCAGGCCCCCACCGCCTACCGCGTCCTGCACAACCTCAAGGGCCACGAGGCGCCCGAGTACGCCGTCACCCGCGAGGAACTCGCCGCGCTGAACGCCCGCGCCGTCACCGAACTCGAAGGCAGCGACGCCCTGCGCGCCTTCGACGCCACCCTCACCCGCATCAGCGCCCCCAGCGACACCGAGCGCCCCGCCCGCACCCGCCGCACCCCCGACACCGAAACCCCCACCGAACAACCCGCCGCCTGAAAGAACGGATGCCGTCCGTTCCGTTCAGACTCCGGAACACCACCGCAGTCCGAACTCCACTTCCGGCCTCCGTTTCACTCCCACGCGCATCCGCTCGGGTGGAACGGTGGCTGTTGACCGTTCCACCCGAGGCTCCTCATCAGCCGCGCTTCACGCCCAGCCGCTAGCCTGGACCCCGTGAAGCGCGGCCTCCTGTTCCCCACCACCCTCCTGCTCCTGCTCGGCACGGGCGCCGCCCAGCCCACCCCGGACCCGCTGGATGGCGGCGACTACGCGCAGGTATACGCCCGCGCCCAGGCGGCCGGGGACGCCGTGACCGCCAGCCGCGCCGCCGCCGCCATGACCGAATACCGCGCCGGAGGCCGCGACTGGACCACCCGCGCCGTCCAGGCCGCCCGGCAGGCCACCGCCACCCGCCCCGGCGACCCCGACGCGCAGCTGGCCCTCGGCAGCGCCCTGGGCCTCCAGGCCCGCGCCGGGGGGTACACGCTGGGCGCCCTGAACACCGCGCAGCAGGCCCGCGCCGCGCTGGACCGCGCCCTGAACCTCGCGCCGGACCGCGCCGACATCCAGGCCGTCCTGGCCGAATGGCACGCCGGAGCCTGGGCGAAAGCCGGGATCTTCAGCGGCGGCAACCAGGACCGCGCCCGCACCCTGGCCACCGCCGCCGCCCGCCGCGCCCCCGACACCCTGTTCGTCCAGGCCCACGCGGGCATCGCCCTGAGCCTCATCAAAGACCCCCAGGCCCGCGCCACCCTGACCCGCGCCGTCACCCTGAACACCGACACCCCCCTGGAACGCGATCTGCAGGCCCAGGCGAAACGCGTGCTGGACGGACTGAAGCCGTGAAGAGAGTCTGAGGGTCGAAGGTCGAAGGGTCCAAGGCAACCCCACCTCCCCCACACCCCGCCGCCCCTCAGACTCTTCGACCCTCAGACCCTTTGACCCTCAGACCTCCCGCCCTTCACTCCACCACGTCGCCGTGCTCGTGCCGGGGAGCAGGGGCACGTCCTGCGTGTGTCCGGCGCGGTCAGCCAGCGCCCACGCTTCGGTCTGGGCGCGGTCCGCGCCGAGCCAGCCGGTCCAGTAGGCGCGCAGGGTGCCGGTCACGAGGGCCAGCGGGACGGTCTGAGCCGGGTGGGCGGGCTGGTACAGCAGGTCCAGGTCGGTGAGGGGACCGCCGTCGGGGCCGCCGACGGGCTGCCAGTAGGGGACGTCCACGGTGCGCAGGCCCAGGGCGTGCAGCGCGGCCCGGCGCCCGGCGGGGTCCACGCCGGTCGCGGCCTCGGCCGCGCGGTCCTCCTCGTTCTGGCGGGTGGGGTGGACGCTGTCGGCGAACATGCCCGTCAGTCCGGCGTCGCGGATGACGCGCAGGGTCTCGTCGTGCAGGGCGCGGCCCACGCCCAGGCCGCGCGCGGCGCGCGTGACGGCCATGAACGAGTTGAAGCCCGCCCCGCGCAGTTCGCCGGGCAGGGGCAGCAGGGCGTACAGGGTGCCGCCCAGCACCTCGCCTTCCGGGGTCTGGGCGACCAGCAGGCGGTCCTCGCGCCCCGGGCTGCGGTGGGTGATGAGGTGCGCGAAGACCTCCGGGGGGATCAGCATGTCCGGCGCGTAGTAGCTGGCCTCCTGCACGCGGCCGAACGCGGGAATGGCCGGGTCACGGGGGTCGGTCACGTGCCGCAGCGTGAAGGTGGGTGGGGTCATGCCGCGCAGGGTACCGGGGCGGCGCGCGGGGCACTGCGAGCCAGCGCGGCATTCCGCCACGGCCTGTAGGGGCGCGCCCTGTATAACTGGAGGTCATGACCCCCACCGACCTGCTGACGACCCTGGCCACCGAGCTGGGCTGGAACCTCGCCGTGTGGCTGCCGACGCTGCTGATCAGCCTGCTGTTCATCCGCGCGGTGCTGGGCGTGCGGGTGCGGGACCTGATCACCGAGATCGAGGAGCACCAGACGGCCGCGATCGGCGCGGTGTTCTTCTGGGTGTCGCTGGGCTTCAGCCTGCTGCTGAGCCGCACCATCGCGACTCCCGTCCCGGCGGACGGCACGTGGACGGAGGCGTTCACGTGGCTGGCCGTGGCCGTGATCGTGACGCTGCTGCTGTTCACGCTGGGCGTCCTGGCGGTGTTCGGCACGCTGGCCCGCCGCCAGGGTGAGGGGGTGCTGCGCTACATCCGCCGCGAGATGCGCGAGGAGCACAACCTGGCGCTGTCGTTCATCATGGGCGCGCTGTTCCTGGTGCCCGCGGTCGTCACGTACCACGTCACGCTGTAAACCCAGCACTGCCCACGCCCCCGGAGACACGATTCCGGGGGCGTGAACTGTTCTCGGGCTCGGGCGGCCCGGTGCCGCGCACCGCTATGCTGGGCGGCATGACGGCCCCCGACTCCACTCCTCCCGCCGCCGGTGATAGCGCGCCGCGCGTGGCCCCGAACTTCATCACCGAGATCATCGAACGCGACCTGCAGGGCGGGAAGTACCCGCAGGTCGTGACGCGCTTCCCGCCGGAACCGAGCGGGTACGCGCACCTGGGGCACATCTTCGCGTCGTTCCTGGATTTCCAGACGGCCGCGCAGTACGGCGGGCGCTACCACCTGCGCATGGACGACACCAACCCGGAACTCGCGACGCAGGAGTACGCGGACGCCATCGCGGACGACCTGCGCTGGCTGGGCTGGGACTGGGGCGAGCACCTGTACTACGCCAGCGACCACTTCGAGCAGTACTACGCGTACGCCGAGCAGCTGGTCAATCAGGGGGACGCGTACGTGGACTCGGTGACGGGCGACGAGATGGCCCGCCTGCGCGGCGACGCCCGCACGCCCGGCACGCCCAGCCCCTACCGGGACCGCACGCCGGAGGAGAACCTGGACCTGCTGCGCCGCATGCGCGCCGGTGAGTTCGCGGACGGCGCGCACGTGCTGCGCGCGAAGATCGACCTGGGCAGCCCGAACATGAAGCTGCGCGACCCGGTGCTGTACCGCATCCTGCGCGGGCATCACTACCGCGCGGGTGACGCGTGGTGCATCTACCCCATGTACGACTTCCAGCACCCCCTGCAGGACGCGCTGGAGGGCGTGACGCACTCGATGTGCAGCCTGGAGTTCGTGGACAACCGCGCCATCTACGACTGGCTGATGGAGCGCCTGGGCTTCAGCCCGCGCCCGCACCAGTACGAGTTCGGTCGGCGCGGCCTGGAGTACACGATCACCAGCAAGCGCAAGCTGCGCAAACTCGTGGAGGCCGGGGCGGTGCACGGCTGGGACGACCCGCGCATGCCCACCCTGCGCGCGCAGCGTCGCCTGGGCGTCACGCCGGAGGCCGTGCGGGCCTTCGCGGCGCAGATCGGCGTGAGCCGCACGAACCGCACCGTGGACCTCAGCGTGTACGAGAACGCCGTGCGCAGCGACCTGAACCACCGCGCGCCGCGTGTGATGGCGGTGCTGGACCCGCTGCCCGTCACCCTGGAGAACCTGGAGACGCCGCAGATGCTGAGTCTCCCCTACTGGCCGTTCGACGTGGTGCGCGACTCGCCCGACGGACTGGTCGCCCTGCCCACCGGGGAGCGCGTGGCCCCCGAGGCTGCGGTGCGCGACGTACCGCTGACCCGCGAACTGGTGATCGAACGCGAGGACTTCAACCCCGAGCCGCCCAAGGGGTTCAAGCGCCTGACGCCGGGCGGCACGGTGCGCCTGCGCGGGGCGGGGATCATCCGCGCCGACCGCTTCGACGTGGACGACAGCGGGCAGGTGACGCGCGTGTACGCCACGCTGCTGGGCGAGGACGCCAAAGCCGGGGGCGTGATCCACTGGGTCAGCGCCGAGCAGGGCGTGCCCGCCGAGTTCCGCCTGTACGACCGCCTGTTCCGCGTGCCCAACCCCGAGGCGGCAACCCCCGAGGACGCCCAAGCCGAACCGATCGCCCCGGACTTCGACCCCGAGGAGATCGGGCACGAGGACGAGACCAAACCCCTTGACGCGGGCTTCATGGCGTTCCTGAACCCCGACAGCCTGCGCGTGACGTGCGGACTGGTGGAACCCAGCGTCACGCGCGACCCCGCGGGCACCCGCTACCAGTTCGAACGGCAGGGCTACTTCTGGCGCGACCCGGTGGACAGCCGCGAGGACGCGCTGGTGTTCGGGCGGATCATCACCCTGAAGGACGCCTGGGCGAAAGCCACGCAGAAGGCCGAAACGCCCGCCAAGGCCCCCAAACCCGCCAAAGTGCAGGCCCCGAAGACCGAGCCGACCGAGAAGGCCGCGCCCGCCACCCTGACCCCCGAGCAGGAGGCCGAGGTGACCCGCCTGACCGGCCTGGGCGTCCCGGACGCCGAGGCCCGCACCCTCGCACGTGACGCCACGCTGCTGACCTTCCTCGGTGGGGCCGCGCAGGACGGCACCTTCGCGCAGGTCGCCAGCTGGACCGCGAACGACCTCGCGCCGGGCCTGCGCGCCGGGGAAGTCCGCGTGGCCGCCGCCGACCTCGCCCCGCTGGCCGCACTGCTGAGTGACAAGAAGGTCACCACCCGCGTCGCCCGCGACGTCCTGACCCGCGCCGCGCAGACCGGCGAGGCCCCCGCCGCGATGGTCGAACGCGAGAACCTCGCCGGGGGCCTCAGCGAGGACGCCCTGAACGCCGCCATCGCGCAGGTCATGGCCGACCACGCCGACAAGGTGGATGCCTACCGCGCCGGGAAGACCG is a window of Deinococcus grandis DNA encoding:
- a CDS encoding GNAT family N-acetyltransferase, with the translated sequence MTPPTFTLRHVTDPRDPAIPAFGRVQEASYYAPDMLIPPEVFAHLITHRSPGREDRLLVAQTPEGEVLGGTLYALLPLPGELRGAGFNSFMAVTRAARGLGVGRALHDETLRVIRDAGLTGMFADSVHPTRQNEEDRAAEAATGVDPAGRRAALHALGLRTVDVPYWQPVGGPDGGPLTDLDLLYQPAHPAQTVPLALVTGTLRAYWTGWLGADRAQTEAWALADRAGHTQDVPLLPGTSTATWWSEGREV
- a CDS encoding DUF350 domain-containing protein — encoded protein: MTPTDLLTTLATELGWNLAVWLPTLLISLLFIRAVLGVRVRDLITEIEEHQTAAIGAVFFWVSLGFSLLLSRTIATPVPADGTWTEAFTWLAVAVIVTLLLFTLGVLAVFGTLARRQGEGVLRYIRREMREEHNLALSFIMGALFLVPAVVTYHVTL
- a CDS encoding glutamine--tRNA ligase/YqeY domain fusion protein, with the protein product MTAPDSTPPAAGDSAPRVAPNFITEIIERDLQGGKYPQVVTRFPPEPSGYAHLGHIFASFLDFQTAAQYGGRYHLRMDDTNPELATQEYADAIADDLRWLGWDWGEHLYYASDHFEQYYAYAEQLVNQGDAYVDSVTGDEMARLRGDARTPGTPSPYRDRTPEENLDLLRRMRAGEFADGAHVLRAKIDLGSPNMKLRDPVLYRILRGHHYRAGDAWCIYPMYDFQHPLQDALEGVTHSMCSLEFVDNRAIYDWLMERLGFSPRPHQYEFGRRGLEYTITSKRKLRKLVEAGAVHGWDDPRMPTLRAQRRLGVTPEAVRAFAAQIGVSRTNRTVDLSVYENAVRSDLNHRAPRVMAVLDPLPVTLENLETPQMLSLPYWPFDVVRDSPDGLVALPTGERVAPEAAVRDVPLTRELVIEREDFNPEPPKGFKRLTPGGTVRLRGAGIIRADRFDVDDSGQVTRVYATLLGEDAKAGGVIHWVSAEQGVPAEFRLYDRLFRVPNPEAATPEDAQAEPIAPDFDPEEIGHEDETKPLDAGFMAFLNPDSLRVTCGLVEPSVTRDPAGTRYQFERQGYFWRDPVDSREDALVFGRIITLKDAWAKATQKAETPAKAPKPAKVQAPKTEPTEKAAPATLTPEQEAEVTRLTGLGVPDAEARTLARDATLLTFLGGAAQDGTFAQVASWTANDLAPGLRAGEVRVAAADLAPLAALLSDKKVTTRVARDVLTRAAQTGEAPAAMVERENLAGGLSEDALNAAIAQVMADHADKVDAYRAGKTALLGFFTGQVMRATGGKADPATLNAALQAALNG